One window of Methanobacterium alkalithermotolerans genomic DNA carries:
- a CDS encoding isopeptide-forming domain-containing fimbrial protein, which produces MADDDFSIVNDTKILDIDSNNTDNSNLTPLVEISGLVQDCKTDEPLPDVTILVKNLQGLEMGRTQTDAHGLYKVSFSSNDSIFNVIASLNGHVSPSQEVEVENINQIKTAQVNFHLGQPAVTVTSPGETFINENFQMSFTFNNEATSTGFGPILELILPPEISFNAATYLGSAIRSTNLGIFPLSGELLNPLTREMVTGTPGFSLWVLEYPFGSFTPDQPPATLLASFTMAANATLGVPLNVTTNPIFRFGNTPLDDPTTDPPIHGNTVVTTVTPTVIRLTKNAIMPEDETATGPNYPRTYQLILDIADGATLTNVNVTDLLPSNLQFIQVIDAAGGTIINTPSLTIPGGNLTINFPSITGVLGVDRVITYQVYAPEFDNTLQPVIDPNTGAPVPSFNNSTAQGNYNGTTVTSDGPSTEYTVTLKSLAVQKSVSDLSGPPTRPTNTLEYTINFQVSDYFQLRNVTLTDVVGDGQSFLSSFIPLLRITENGTTTNLPFVPSNYEVTHNNITGTWTIIFYVSNQLLDWGLDEVLTGGLYNNRTDNRGPTTGTITFRTIIDIEYEDPANFPSGDPLLTSNDVTTNQVTANANLTHNHHPVSDGSGTSVVIVAPTIEKSIYAINGNTTIGNPPYFLKPGDDVTFSLKVWVPTTNLENFSIVDFLPIPFFNATQVTTNIAQGNTPPGAGEWRLAADDTLSTFLGFLPTLTTNATDNNLIFNYGLVNSTDQITRLVHILFTVTATNEPMADELYLTNQMNIMYDNSPGDMFSDNAIIQFITQQPVLVITKGISGTTGSGTITPDPSILPVNGDLNGADAGDKVTYVITVENQGSWNAYDVIIRDNIPAGLINPTLISVIYGNGTPITNFTGNLFAAGGLILNNILYRNDGTKGPPYGNDTVFITFTFDIAPDVYPRQVINNTAEILNFASTPDGPNFVQDQSLFQDQAWVTIADPTISKDLVNSTDPGTSGNNLTIGELGTFRFLITLPEGQMTNLTITDLLPAGIIYTGNYVLNLTGFNGTLGNLIVTSVGNTITFLFNGTTIVNPDNLNETNSFYIDVDLVVENNETTNPRTPSSLPKTNTVRLDWDENPAAPVSANYNFNVLQPWLNVVKTILPNPVSGGQQTTVRLNLSNSGLSPAYNVVIVDPLNGTAFNWTTVTSAITPPGFTFNYNSSSGIVTYIGGNINPGESLNFTFNVNIMDDVKSNSTFLNTATATYDSLSSTTTPRDNNREYTSQGSTNLRTIAPAVVKGVFNTSEPDSTGNNVLIGEVVTYRVDITIPSGTTANVNISDIINTRLAYIGGRALISRSSSNVFADGFIFTSTGLTDFQSITPTSTNPLIFFLGNITNNNLLGNETIRILFDVVVKNNVSNNVNGTIPNTGTLNYTNEAGQSLSTSSSAPGLTVRRPVLTINKTATPTIQQGGEPVTFNIVVRNTAGTNIAPVYDLVVTDIIHPNFINIRALNGTLNQVTITTSNVTITANYTLIGNNLTVNIDRLLQGQNVTISFIADLKEDIIFNTTTANTANVTGTSLPGPNGTGGVTPGAPGTETGERTGDPSQGTVNNIWATSTVNVTSRSPSIIKNSEGLPLVNRTIGDTANQTIIVAVPQGTTIRLRVTDRMPVGLVASNFTYIISPSLSVQYPDPIPVFNSTSNTWEFDFGEINATAPGNITINYTVLVENILSNQNGLNLINNATVFYFNGATEINGGSATSTVRVIEPDLQLIKTGSTNVNPGGTVEFTLQINHTNQSTSNAYDLVLDDVIPGGMTYLDTTLLPAGWLVDTTLLPGLVRFTGPSLLLGDNATIIFRCVVDNNISLAGQDLINIANLTYTSLSGPSPDERTYNTTDSAIVHILGADIYINKAGPPNIFAGQQINYTLTIGNNGPDTAVNVILNDMIDPAWYSLLTGVEYNLNGTWYAFSNPLNLALGNISTSQIITILIRGNLSSAAPLGTINNTAQVTSDTPDPDPDNNTAQAITQVNQQADLNVTKTGPSTILAGQKINYTINVINNGPSDAQNVQVTDSIPPQLINVEYSVNGGINWINWPPALGYIDLGTLSAGGSQEILLRGDVLSSVANGTLINNTVNATTTTPDPTPASDSTTTLVNTQADINVTKNGPASIVAGNTILYSIIVVNNGPSDALDVRVFDAVPPQLINVEYSVNGGINWINWPPALGYIDLGILTVNETRSILLRGTVNPSTPNGTNLNNTVTVTTTTPDPTPNTDTVITNVNTIADIFVNKMGPASGTAGEDIIKYTLVVGNNGPSTAESVILYDNLSFLINPEYSLNDINWFTWTGSLNLGNLTPASITTIFLRGLIPADALGVLNNTALVNSSTFDPFLENNTSSVVTDVLTVADVFVVKEAPFSVVAGEEILFTVNVGNVGPSVARDVVLVDVVVSSVANPFYSVNGGLDWFGWTGMLVLGDLSPGVILEVLIRGDVLADVLGEINNTALVNSSTFDPFLENNTSSTVTGVDTVADVFVVKDGPVSAVAGEDVVEYSIVVGNVGPSVARDVFLVDVVPGFVLSPVYSVNGGAWLSWLGSLFIGDLLPGEVWNVSIRGDLSADALGVLNNTALVNSSTFDPFLENNTSSVVTDVLTVADVFVVKDGPVSAVAGEDVVEYSIVVGNVGPSVARDVFLSDDVPGFILDPEYSVDSGVSWNVWLGSLNLGNLSSGNSVEVWIRGLLSSDALGVLNNTALVNSSTFDPFLENNTSSTVTDVETVADIYVIKTGTPDPVLAGHENLTYNILVGNNGPSVSRNVILYDILPPVILNPVYSIDGGISWFNWTGSLNLGNFTPGQTINVLIQGLVSAEANSTIRNTANVTSDTFDPDLENNTSTADIQIKTADIGVQKDTSKLNPNYLDEIMFTITVTNHGPDQATGVEITDLLPDGLNYISSITTQGVYDFTTGIWQIGTMEFGNSAILNIIAKVVQTGNITNTATKTAENEYDPNPDNDQDSVTLEVPPAADLAITKTVNDLRPILYDTIFFTYIVQNRGPDTAVDSRVIDVLPVGLQYVSSVANYGSYNPITGIWSIGNLPRGAIAELTITTIVTRTGNITNTAKVESLTYDPILDDTVSSVTIEVQQPKPKPDDDGKVPMQETGIPLTAILMALILIVGGLIVPLRKK; this is translated from the coding sequence ATGGCAGATGATGATTTTTCAATAGTTAATGATACAAAAATATTAGATATTGATTCGAATAACACTGATAATTCTAATCTTACTCCTTTAGTTGAAATTTCAGGTCTGGTTCAGGATTGTAAAACTGATGAACCTTTACCTGATGTTACCATTCTGGTTAAGAATCTGCAGGGCCTGGAAATGGGACGCACCCAGACCGATGCCCATGGTTTATATAAGGTTTCTTTTTCCAGCAATGATTCTATTTTCAATGTAATAGCTTCTTTAAATGGCCATGTTTCCCCCAGCCAGGAAGTAGAAGTTGAAAATATTAATCAAATTAAAACTGCCCAGGTAAATTTCCATCTGGGACAACCAGCAGTCACGGTAACATCCCCTGGAGAAACATTCATTAATGAAAATTTTCAGATGAGCTTTACTTTTAATAATGAGGCCACCAGTACCGGATTTGGCCCTATTCTGGAACTTATACTCCCCCCCGAGATAAGTTTCAATGCAGCTACCTATCTGGGATCTGCTATAAGATCTACTAACTTAGGAATATTTCCCCTATCAGGAGAACTATTAAATCCTCTCACCAGGGAAATGGTAACTGGAACCCCTGGATTCAGCTTATGGGTCCTGGAATATCCCTTTGGTAGCTTCACCCCGGACCAACCACCAGCAACTCTCCTGGCAAGCTTCACCATGGCTGCCAATGCCACCCTGGGCGTACCACTAAATGTGACTACCAACCCCATTTTCAGATTTGGTAATACGCCTCTGGATGACCCCACTACTGATCCTCCAATACATGGTAACACTGTGGTTACTACTGTAACTCCTACTGTTATTCGTCTTACTAAAAATGCTATAATGCCTGAAGATGAAACTGCCACTGGACCAAATTATCCTCGCACTTACCAATTAATTTTAGACATAGCAGATGGAGCCACACTAACCAATGTTAATGTTACTGATTTACTTCCATCCAATTTACAATTCATACAGGTTATAGATGCTGCCGGAGGAACCATAATCAATACGCCCTCCCTGACCATACCGGGAGGGAACTTGACTATCAACTTCCCATCAATTACAGGTGTACTTGGAGTGGACCGGGTAATCACATACCAGGTATATGCTCCTGAATTTGACAACACCCTTCAGCCTGTAATCGATCCCAATACTGGTGCTCCTGTACCCTCCTTTAATAACTCTACTGCCCAAGGAAATTATAATGGAACTACTGTAACTTCAGATGGTCCCTCAACAGAATACACGGTGACTTTAAAATCTCTGGCCGTGCAAAAATCTGTCAGTGACTTAAGTGGTCCACCTACCCGACCTACCAATACTTTAGAATACACCATAAACTTTCAAGTATCGGATTACTTCCAACTCCGTAACGTAACCCTAACCGATGTAGTGGGGGATGGTCAAAGCTTCCTCTCATCTTTTATTCCTCTTTTAAGAATAACTGAAAATGGAACCACCACTAATCTTCCCTTCGTTCCAAGTAACTATGAAGTTACTCATAACAATATCACTGGAACCTGGACCATAATATTTTATGTATCCAACCAGCTCCTGGATTGGGGCCTGGATGAGGTTCTTACCGGGGGCTTATATAACAATCGCACTGATAACCGGGGACCAACTACCGGAACCATAACCTTCCGTACTATTATTGATATTGAATATGAAGATCCCGCTAACTTCCCGTCGGGGGATCCTTTACTAACTTCTAACGATGTAACCACCAACCAGGTTACTGCTAATGCAAACCTTACTCATAACCACCACCCTGTAAGTGATGGAAGTGGTACTTCTGTTGTAATTGTGGCACCAACTATTGAAAAATCCATATATGCCATTAATGGCAACACAACCATTGGAAACCCTCCTTACTTTTTAAAACCAGGGGATGATGTGACCTTTTCTTTAAAGGTTTGGGTACCCACCACCAACCTGGAGAATTTTTCCATTGTGGACTTTTTACCCATACCCTTCTTTAATGCCACTCAAGTAACAACTAATATTGCTCAGGGAAACACACCTCCCGGAGCAGGAGAGTGGAGATTGGCCGCTGATGATACACTTAGCACTTTCCTGGGATTCTTACCCACCTTAACCACCAACGCCACGGATAATAACCTGATATTTAATTATGGTCTGGTAAATAGTACTGATCAAATAACCCGGCTGGTACATATACTCTTCACAGTCACAGCCACCAATGAGCCCATGGCCGATGAACTCTATCTTACCAATCAGATGAATATCATGTATGATAACTCTCCCGGGGACATGTTCTCGGATAACGCCATCATACAGTTTATCACCCAGCAACCAGTACTTGTTATTACCAAAGGAATATCTGGCACTACCGGCTCGGGAACCATTACTCCAGATCCCAGCATATTACCTGTAAATGGAGATTTAAATGGTGCAGATGCAGGCGATAAAGTCACATATGTTATCACCGTGGAAAACCAGGGTAGCTGGAATGCCTATGATGTTATAATCAGGGACAACATCCCTGCTGGATTAATAAACCCCACATTAATTAGTGTAATTTACGGAAACGGAACCCCCATCACCAACTTCACTGGTAACTTGTTTGCTGCTGGTGGACTAATACTCAACAACATACTTTACCGCAATGACGGTACCAAAGGACCTCCTTATGGAAATGACACGGTTTTCATAACCTTCACCTTTGATATAGCTCCGGATGTTTATCCCCGACAGGTGATAAATAATACTGCGGAAATTTTAAACTTTGCTTCCACACCTGATGGACCCAACTTTGTTCAAGATCAGTCTTTATTCCAGGATCAAGCCTGGGTAACTATAGCAGATCCTACCATTTCTAAGGATTTGGTAAATAGTACCGATCCAGGTACCAGTGGAAATAATCTGACCATAGGGGAACTAGGAACCTTCCGATTCCTGATTACGTTACCTGAAGGTCAAATGACAAACTTAACCATCACCGATTTACTACCTGCAGGAATAATTTACACCGGCAACTACGTTTTAAATTTAACTGGATTTAATGGAACTCTGGGTAACTTGATTGTGACCAGTGTGGGAAACACCATCACTTTCCTCTTTAATGGAACTACTATCGTTAACCCGGATAATCTGAATGAAACTAACAGCTTTTATATAGATGTGGATCTGGTGGTGGAAAATAATGAAACAACCAATCCCCGAACCCCCTCATCTCTGCCTAAAACCAACACAGTGAGGCTGGACTGGGATGAAAACCCTGCAGCACCGGTAAGTGCTAACTATAATTTCAATGTTTTACAGCCCTGGTTAAATGTGGTTAAAACCATCTTACCCAACCCGGTTTCCGGGGGCCAGCAGACAACTGTAAGATTGAATCTCAGCAATTCTGGATTATCACCAGCTTATAATGTGGTTATAGTGGATCCTTTAAATGGAACTGCCTTTAACTGGACCACAGTCACCTCAGCAATAACCCCTCCAGGATTCACCTTTAATTATAATAGTTCCAGTGGAATAGTTACCTATATTGGAGGTAACATAAATCCGGGAGAATCTCTAAATTTCACCTTTAATGTGAATATAATGGATGATGTTAAATCCAACTCCACCTTTTTAAATACAGCTACCGCCACATACGACTCTTTAAGTTCAACTACTACTCCTCGAGATAATAATAGAGAATATACATCTCAAGGTAGTACTAATCTTCGTACCATTGCACCAGCAGTGGTAAAAGGCGTGTTTAATACATCTGAACCGGATTCTACTGGCAACAACGTCCTTATAGGGGAAGTAGTAACCTACCGTGTTGATATCACCATACCTTCCGGGACCACTGCCAATGTCAATATTTCGGATATAATTAATACCAGACTGGCTTATATTGGTGGGAGAGCATTAATCAGCCGAAGCAGCAGTAATGTCTTTGCTGATGGGTTTATATTCACTTCCACTGGTCTGACAGACTTCCAATCAATTACTCCTACCAGCACCAATCCTTTGATATTTTTCCTGGGTAACATTACCAATAATAATCTGCTTGGAAATGAAACCATCCGGATTCTATTTGATGTAGTGGTGAAAAATAATGTTTCAAATAATGTAAATGGGACCATACCAAATACTGGAACTTTAAATTATACTAATGAGGCAGGACAATCTTTATCTACTTCCAGTAGTGCTCCGGGTCTTACTGTTAGACGCCCGGTTCTTACCATTAATAAAACTGCCACTCCTACCATCCAGCAGGGTGGAGAACCTGTAACCTTTAATATAGTGGTACGTAATACTGCAGGCACTAATATTGCCCCGGTATATGATCTGGTGGTCACAGACATAATCCATCCTAACTTTATAAATATACGGGCCTTAAATGGAACCTTAAACCAGGTTACCATTACCACCAGCAACGTTACCATTACGGCCAACTACACTTTAATTGGAAATAACCTTACAGTTAATATTGATAGGCTTTTACAGGGTCAAAATGTCACTATCAGCTTCATTGCTGATTTAAAAGAAGATATAATATTCAATACCACCACAGCCAATACGGCCAATGTAACCGGTACCAGTTTACCCGGTCCTAATGGAACTGGGGGCGTTACTCCAGGAGCACCAGGTACTGAAACCGGTGAGAGAACTGGAGATCCAAGCCAGGGCACGGTAAATAATATCTGGGCTACATCCACGGTAAATGTAACTTCCCGCTCTCCATCAATTATAAAAAATTCAGAAGGCCTACCACTGGTAAACCGTACCATTGGAGACACTGCAAATCAAACCATAATAGTGGCTGTCCCTCAGGGAACCACCATCCGATTAAGGGTGACGGACCGCATGCCTGTGGGACTAGTAGCCAGCAACTTTACCTATATAATTTCACCTTCCTTATCGGTACAGTATCCTGATCCTATTCCTGTGTTTAATTCCACCAGCAATACCTGGGAATTTGACTTTGGAGAAATTAATGCAACTGCTCCTGGAAATATCACCATTAACTATACTGTACTGGTAGAAAATATACTATCCAATCAAAATGGGCTTAATTTAATAAATAACGCCACGGTTTTCTACTTTAATGGCGCAACTGAAATAAATGGAGGTTCTGCCACCAGCACGGTAAGGGTTATAGAGCCTGACCTGCAATTAATCAAAACTGGTTCTACCAATGTGAATCCGGGAGGCACCGTTGAATTCACCCTTCAGATAAACCACACTAATCAAAGTACCAGCAATGCCTATGATCTGGTACTTGATGATGTCATACCGGGGGGTATGACTTATCTGGATACCACACTTCTTCCTGCAGGATGGCTTGTAGACACCACCCTATTACCTGGATTGGTAAGATTTACCGGACCTTCACTTTTATTGGGTGATAATGCCACCATAATATTCCGCTGTGTGGTGGACAACAATATTTCCCTGGCAGGACAGGACTTAATCAATATTGCTAATTTAACTTACACTTCTTTAAGCGGACCAAGCCCGGATGAGAGAACTTACAACACTACCGACAGTGCCATAGTTCACATACTGGGTGCAGATATCTATATTAATAAAGCCGGACCTCCAAATATTTTCGCCGGCCAACAAATTAACTACACTCTGACTATTGGTAACAATGGTCCGGATACAGCAGTAAATGTGATTCTAAACGATATGATAGATCCTGCATGGTACTCTCTCCTTACTGGAGTTGAATATAACCTGAACGGAACATGGTATGCCTTCTCTAATCCATTAAACCTGGCGCTGGGAAATATTTCAACTTCTCAAATTATAACTATACTGATTAGAGGAAACTTATCATCTGCTGCTCCACTGGGAACCATAAATAACACTGCCCAAGTTACATCTGATACTCCTGATCCGGATCCAGATAATAATACTGCTCAGGCGATTACACAGGTCAATCAACAGGCTGATTTAAATGTAACAAAAACAGGGCCTTCCACTATACTGGCTGGTCAAAAAATTAATTACACCATCAATGTGATTAATAACGGACCTTCTGATGCGCAGAATGTTCAGGTAACAGATTCAATTCCTCCTCAATTAATCAATGTGGAGTACTCTGTAAATGGTGGTATTAACTGGATTAACTGGCCGCCAGCATTAGGCTACATTGACCTGGGCACACTCTCAGCTGGAGGATCACAGGAAATACTCCTTAGAGGAGATGTTTTATCGTCGGTGGCTAATGGAACTCTGATAAATAATACGGTGAACGCCACTACCACCACACCAGATCCTACCCCTGCTTCAGATTCTACCACAACCCTGGTAAATACTCAGGCAGATATTAATGTAACTAAAAATGGCCCTGCATCTATTGTTGCCGGAAATACAATTTTATACTCCATCATTGTAGTAAATAATGGACCTTCTGATGCCCTGGATGTTCGTGTATTTGATGCAGTACCTCCTCAATTAATCAATGTGGAGTACTCTGTAAATGGTGGTATTAACTGGATTAACTGGCCGCCAGCATTAGGCTATATTGATTTAGGAATACTCACTGTAAATGAAACCAGATCTATACTGCTTAGAGGTACTGTAAATCCATCCACTCCTAATGGAACCAATCTTAATAATACAGTGACGGTTACCACCACCACACCCGACCCCACACCCAATACAGATACTGTAATTACCAATGTAAACACCATAGCAGACATATTCGTAAATAAAATGGGCCCTGCTAGTGGCACTGCCGGTGAAGATATTATTAAATATACTCTGGTGGTAGGCAATAACGGCCCCTCCACAGCAGAATCAGTTATCCTTTATGATAACCTTAGTTTCCTCATAAATCCAGAATATTCCCTGAATGATATAAACTGGTTTACCTGGACAGGTTCCTTAAACCTGGGCAACTTAACCCCTGCATCTATAACCACCATCTTTTTAAGAGGACTAATACCTGCTGATGCTTTGGGTGTTTTGAATAATACGGCGTTGGTTAATTCCAGTACTTTTGATCCTTTCTTGGAGAATAATACGTCTAGTGTGGTTACTGATGTGTTGACGGTTGCGGATGTTTTTGTGGTTAAGGAGGCTCCGTTTTCGGTTGTTGCTGGTGAGGAGATTTTGTTTACGGTTAATGTTGGTAATGTGGGTCCGTCTGTTGCTCGGGATGTTGTTTTGGTTGATGTGGTTGTTTCGTCTGTTGCTAATCCGTTTTATTCGGTTAATGGTGGTTTGGATTGGTTTGGATGGACGGGTATGTTGGTTTTAGGTGATTTGAGTCCGGGTGTTATTCTGGAGGTTTTGATTAGGGGAGATGTTTTGGCTGATGTTTTAGGTGAGATTAATAATACGGCGTTGGTTAATTCCAGTACTTTTGATCCTTTCTTGGAGAATAATACGTCCAGTACGGTTACTGGTGTGGATACGGTTGCGGATGTTTTTGTGGTTAAGGATGGTCCTGTTAGTGCGGTTGCGGGTGAGGATGTTGTTGAGTATTCTATTGTTGTGGGTAATGTGGGTCCGTCTGTTGCTCGGGATGTGTTTTTGGTTGATGTTGTTCCTGGTTTTGTACTGAGTCCGGTTTATTCGGTTAATGGTGGTGCCTGGTTGTCTTGGTTGGGTTCATTGTTTATTGGTGATTTGTTGCCGGGTGAGGTTTGGAATGTTAGTATAAGGGGAGATCTTTCTGCTGATGCTTTGGGTGTTTTGAATAATACGGCGTTGGTTAATTCCAGTACTTTTGATCCTTTCTTGGAGAATAATACGTCTAGTGTGGTTACTGATGTGTTGACGGTTGCGGATGTTTTTGTGGTTAAGGATGGTCCTGTTAGTGCGGTTGCGGGTGAGGATGTTGTTGAGTATTCTATTGTTGTGGGTAATGTGGGTCCGTCTGTTGCTCGGGATGTGTTTTTGAGTGATGATGTGCCTGGTTTTATTCTTGATCCGGAGTATTCTGTGGATTCTGGTGTTAGTTGGAATGTTTGGTTGGGTAGTTTGAATTTGGGTAATTTGAGTTCGGGTAATAGTGTCGAGGTTTGGATTCGTGGTTTGCTTTCGTCTGATGCTTTGGGTGTTTTGAATAATACGGCGTTGGTTAATTCCAGTACTTTTGATCCTTTCCTGGAGAATAATACGTCCAGTACAGTTACGGATGTGGAAACAGTTGCAGACATATATGTGATAAAAACCGGCACTCCAGATCCCGTACTGGCTGGACATGAAAACCTCACCTACAATATTCTGGTAGGCAATAATGGCCCATCAGTATCTAGAAATGTAATATTGTATGATATACTACCTCCGGTGATACTAAACCCTGTATACTCCATAGATGGGGGCATTTCATGGTTTAACTGGACAGGTAGTTTGAACCTGGGCAATTTTACCCCGGGACAAACAATAAATGTTCTCATACAGGGTCTGGTTTCAGCAGAGGCCAATAGCACCATCAGAAACACGGCCAATGTAACTTCAGATACATTTGATCCCGATCTGGAAAACAATACCAGCACGGCGGATATCCAAATAAAAACAGCAGATATAGGGGTACAAAAAGATACCAGTAAACTCAATCCTAATTACCTGGACGAGATAATGTTCACCATAACGGTAACTAATCATGGGCCAGATCAGGCCACCGGAGTGGAAATAACAGATCTGCTTCCAGATGGCTTAAATTACATTTCATCTATAACCACTCAAGGAGTATATGATTTCACCACTGGAATCTGGCAGATAGGAACCATGGAATTTGGAAATTCAGCAATTTTAAATATAATTGCTAAAGTGGTACAAACTGGAAACATAACCAATACGGCTACTAAAACTGCAG
- a CDS encoding CooT family nickel-binding protein, whose amino-acid sequence MCESNAYQSDGTLIMEDVLNIKIDGKKIELVDILNQKKNLTGTISEIDLDKHSIFIKLE is encoded by the coding sequence ATGTGTGAATCAAATGCTTATCAATCTGATGGTACTCTCATTATGGAAGATGTATTAAATATTAAAATAGATGGTAAAAAAATAGAGTTAGTGGATATTTTAAACCAAAAAAAGAATTTAACAGGGACTATTTCTGAAATAGATTTGGATAAACACAGTATATTCATAAAATTAGAATAA
- the mvhB gene encoding polyferredoxin protein MvhB, giving the protein MIVVNKEDCIRCGACEGTCPTTAIQVTPENVIYCDICGGAPKCVDICPQDALKLEDMVMDESGTTLGRIVFNPEKCNECGDCVDVCPPQTLKLEEGKVKKIPLQGFCVMCQKCVDICPVDVIGVDGVKEPAKLDVQIEGPIFITGCVGCNMCVPECPVDAITLEEIGGSIEIDADKCIKCGVCSQTCPWNAVYISGKKPDKRSKEMKKFELDEETCIGCNTCVEACPGDFIVPKESNLTVELPAICTACGLCENICPVDAIDLEVELGPAKPASEDGLVYDAEKCDFIGGCANICPNDAIRVVTKTGMKLPDQVKVDEDPSFNMCTRCGACTVSCPEGALSLVDMDKVIDGKVAKRKRVQYNPSLCNECGDCIDVCPYDMLKLTDEKVPLKGFCILCDQCIPACPKNALYLK; this is encoded by the coding sequence ATGATAGTAGTCAATAAAGAAGACTGCATCCGTTGCGGCGCTTGTGAGGGCACTTGCCCTACTACAGCTATCCAAGTAACACCTGAAAATGTGATTTACTGTGATATTTGTGGAGGAGCACCTAAGTGTGTGGATATTTGCCCGCAGGATGCATTAAAATTAGAAGATATGGTGATGGATGAATCCGGAACCACCCTGGGAAGGATTGTTTTTAATCCTGAGAAGTGTAATGAGTGTGGGGATTGTGTGGATGTTTGTCCTCCTCAGACTCTTAAGCTGGAAGAAGGTAAGGTTAAGAAGATACCTTTACAGGGTTTCTGTGTGATGTGTCAGAAGTGTGTGGATATCTGTCCGGTGGATGTTATCGGGGTGGATGGTGTTAAAGAACCAGCCAAACTGGATGTCCAAATTGAGGGACCTATATTCATCACTGGATGTGTGGGATGCAATATGTGTGTTCCAGAGTGTCCGGTGGATGCTATTACATTGGAAGAAATCGGTGGATCCATTGAAATTGATGCCGATAAATGTATCAAGTGCGGTGTTTGTTCTCAAACCTGTCCCTGGAATGCGGTCTACATCTCTGGTAAGAAACCTGATAAGCGTTCTAAAGAGATGAAGAAATTCGAACTCGATGAGGAAACCTGTATTGGTTGTAACACTTGTGTGGAAGCTTGTCCTGGTGACTTTATTGTTCCTAAGGAGTCTAATCTCACGGTGGAATTACCCGCAATTTGTACGGCTTGTGGTTTGTGTGAGAATATTTGTCCGGTGGATGCCATTGATCTGGAAGTTGAACTGGGACCAGCCAAACCAGCCAGTGAGGATGGATTAGTATACGATGCCGAAAAGTGTGACTTTATTGGTGGGTGTGCTAATATCTGTCCTAATGATGCCATTCGCGTGGTTACCAAAACTGGCATGAAATTACCTGATCAGGTGAAGGTGGATGAAGATCCGTCCTTTAATATGTGTACCCGTTGTGGTGCATGTACCGTATCCTGTCCAGAAGGGGCTTTATCCCTGGTGGATATGGATAAGGTAATTGATGGTAAGGTAGCTAAAAGGAAAAGAGTGCAGTACAACCCCTCTCTATGTAATGAGTGTGGAGACTGTATAGATGTATGTCCTTACGACATGTTGAAACTCACCGACGAAAAGGTGCCTCTTAAAGGATTCTGTATACTCTGTGATCAGTGTATACCGGCCTGTCCTAAGAATGCATTGTATTTAAAATAA